Genomic segment of Saccharomyces cerevisiae S288C chromosome XV, complete sequence:
TGACGATTTTGTTGCTAGGTTAACTGGATGTgtcgaagaagaagttgcTGAAGCATCTAATGAAGGTGTCAAGAATCTAGCCCTAGTTAGTCATGGAGGTGCTATCAGAATGATTTTACAATGGTTAAAGTATGAAAATCATCAAGCTCATAAGATCATTGTTTTCAACACCTCTGTCACTATAGTTGATTACGTCAAGGACTCCAAGCAGTTTATTGTGAGACGTGTCGGAAACACCCAACATCTTGGTGATGGCGAATTTGTCGTCAGTGACTTAAGATTACGTTAGACACTATATGGTTATTCACTGTTGGgtttttctcattttgTATTAGAAATGCGGTTTAGGTAGTAATAGAAATTTCGCATGCGtgtattttattttaaaacATATAGTTCGTAAGGGTTTATCTAAATGCAGTAGATGTTCATAAATTATAGGGGTTTTAtgtttttatattattgatATAGTTTTTCACATGAGATGAGAACGACGCGTTTATTttaaaggaaagaaaactgTGTCGTAATATGTAACAAGACTACATTGATACTCCATAGCAGAGAAATGGATATGTTCTGTCGGTGGTAAATTCAGGTGAATTGTATATCAGTGAAACTATGCAACAAACAAAATTTGGCAAGATGTATTTGGACCACGATTCGGTAGTTGAGTACtcagaagatgaaattgtCGAAGCCGATCGTATTACATTGGGCTATAAAAAGAGATTGTCAATGATTGAAAATCAAATGCGACATCTTTTGGAGGATTTTAGTTTGGACGTTCAGCAGATTGAACCCATTCTTGCCGACTTGCAGAAGTACTACGACGCGTTTCTACAACTTTTAcagaaaaggaacaaaTCATTACAATGTAAGAGGTCCACTCACCAGCCGGTCCCATCCCCAATGAATAGCCAGACATCAACAAATGCAAAGGTTAATTTGAGCGGAAAGCTTATGAAGTTTCAGCTAAATAGTGTACAAAAGTTCgacgaagaaaatatactaAGGATTCtgcaaaataaaatagaaTTCGAACATTATTTCCAAATTGATAAAGGTAAGAAGCAAAAGGTGCTATTACTTGCCGTATATCAATGCCTCAATGGGCCAACACGTTTGCATAAAGTGCTTAATATTGAGGgaattatacataataatagtatCAGAACTATACTGGGCAAACAAGTGTCCAGTTCTAAGTGGACAGTGTTTCTGTACGATGTAAAACTAGTTTTATTGGCGCATAGACAAGATGTTCCGAACTTAGAAACTAGCAAGATGATCGTCAGATATGGTGATTTATTTCCCTGTGCATTGTACTTCAAAGATCATACAGCATACTAAGCGCTTTCCAGGGACACCTTCTGTCGCAAAATatcagaatttttcttgattaaACGCAGCATATTGAGTATATGAAATTAACGGGACACTgtgtgaaaaatttgtagTTGTACTTTTTTGTTATCCCCTTTGGTAGACATATGGACGAATTACTACTAAGATTGGCTTCCATAAGGCCCAAATCCAGATATCACCTACGGTATGTCCTTTTCCTACTTGCAATGACAAATAATTTGTTATTTATCTTGGAACCTATATAAGTTACATCTGATTgcttttgtattttttttggagaaTATTATTACCCGCGGGGAAGGAAGTAAGGGGAGAATTTTTGAGGTGTATAAAAGAGAGTGGAGGCTTAATCAATCAAAGAATTCTTTCTCGTTTATTTTCAGGGTTTGTGACTAAGAAACGATATTAAAATGTGGAAGGCCGTGATGAATGCTTGGAATGGAACCGAGAGTCAAAGTAAGAATgtttcaaatattcaatCTTACAGTTTTGAAGACATGAAAAGAATCGTTGGAAAGCATGATCCTAATGTGGTTTTGGTAGATGTTAGAGAACCATCTGAGTACTCGATTGTTCATATTCCTGCTTCCATCAATGTGCCATATAGATCGCACCCTGACGCATTTGCCTTAGATCCTTTAGAATTTGAGAAACAGATTGGCATCCCAAAACCTGACAGTGCCAAGGAGctaatattttattgtgCTTCTGGCAAACGCGGGGGAGAAGCTCAAAAAGTCGCCTCCTCACATGGATATTCAAACACCTCACTATATCCTGGCTCTATGAATGATTGGGTTTCTCATGGGGGTGATAAACTTGACTTATAGCCTTGTATACTCTAGGTATGTACCCTGTGTATTTTCGTAAGCTAGTAACGTATTATGCCATTTATGTCACACCGTTCATAATATTTGCCTATTGCATTGGCTGTGATAGCGGCGGCGCAAAGAAATTAGGaagtataaaaaaaaaaatacaaaactTAATCTGAATGGAATAAGATAGCGATAACTCTCAACAAATGGAAGCGAgacagaagaaaaagaccAACGATGTTCAAGCATAGTACAGGTATTCTCTCGAGGACAGTTTCTGCAAGATCGCCTACATTGGTCCTGAGAACATTTACAACGAAGGCTCCAAAGATCTATACTTTTGACCAGGTCAGGAACCTAGTCGAACACCCCAATGATAAAAAACTATTGGTAGATGTAAGGGAACCCAAGGAAGTAAAGGATTACAAGATGCCAACTACAATAAATATTCCGGTGAATAGTGCCCCTGGCGCTCTTGGATTGCCCGAAAAGGAGTTTCACaaagttttccaatttGCTAAACCACCTCACGATAAAGaattgatttttctttgtgCGAAAGGAGTAAGAGCCAAAACTGCCGAAGAGTTGGCTCGATCTTATGGGTACGAAAACACTGGTATCTATCCTGGTTCTATTACTGAGTGGTTAGCTAAAGGTGGTGCTGACGTTAAGCCCAAAAAATAagccaaaaagaaacaagtaTAATCGATATATCCTGTATATAGACAACCTTTTGtgtatttcaaattttttgttgtcACCTCTCCGATTCATTCGATTTTCTCCTTGTGGTTCGCGGATAACCTCTTACTTCCATTAGTTTATGTGTgcgtttatttttttatctttctcTATATATTACTTTAATGTGCATTCTTTTGCTTAAATACTCTACCTACGATtatgaaattcaaattgTTTAAACTCTTTACCCAatctcttcttccttttcctttccaTGACCTTTTCACGTTGCTTGGCCTTCATGTGATCAAATTTCCACTTTTGCACCACTTTACGTTTCTCAgactttttcaaatggtATCTcgtattattgtttttattcATATCATTTTCGTATTCCTTGAGAATTTCACGCTCGAGatctttgtttttcattGATTGCAATCTCGATTTCATACTTTTCAGTCTTTGTTCCATTTCTTCACGTTCTCCCTGGTCTATTTTTGAtagaaattttctttcttgtaACAGCTTCTGCAGttcatcaatttctttttctctatATTCGTCCAAGAACTGGTAACGTTTTCTTATGATAGAACTATCAAGGGCTTTACCGGTGGACTTATCAAATCTGATGTCCTGATAGAGGTTAGACCTTTTATTCCTCGGTATTTCCAGCCCAGGGATATTTCGGACTCGTGGTACCCTTTTCTTGGATGATTGTTCTACTGGAGCGTGTttgctcttcttttttggtACTTTCTGACCATGATGAGTTTCATCCTCActatcttcttcaaagaatcCAGCATCCTCGTCTGATTGGTCCTCACTgtcctcatcttcatcaaaacTTTCTTCTCTGTATGTAGTTGTGATCGGTTTTTTGTGAACGGGTTTCGTATCtttgaaatcttcttcatctattaCCGTTTCAgccttcttcaaagaacCAAAAGACAAGGTTTTCAACTCATCGTCACTTGATTCTTGTTCGTCAATTTCTCGCTTACTTTTGTTCGCCATTATGCTCTCCAATAAGTTTccgtcatcttcttctacgTCGGAGTTCAAGTCTGGCTTCAGATTTTTAAAGTAATACGACATTTTTAACCTTCTAGTGCTTATTGACCCTCTATACAATTTTTGGATGGCAATTTAATTATACTATTTAGTACTTATTCTTATGCCCCAGTTTTCCGGTAGAAAGGCAAGCTCATCggttgaaaattttcaaagcGGGTAATAAACGTGTCTTTCGGTATTTAACCGCTCAGATAAAAGTTATTATTGCAAATAAAAGTAAACGTCCATGCCATCAGTTAGTGGACTATATAGATACATATGTTGTGTTTAATTAGATAATCATTGAATGAGGAAACGTACCACTACAATTCGTCGTGCTTGTTTCCTGAGGAGGAATGGTTCTTTTTAATTGGCTTCTTGCCAGTTTTTAAGTAAGCAATATATTCAGAACGTCTACTAAAAGGACCCTCATTGGGGGTAATACTAAAAGTGTCCCGCAGAAATTTGGAAATGtcatttttgttgattGAGTTCCCTTCATACTCCCAAAATTTATCTTTGTCTGCATCAAAAACGACAAGCTTACTTTTATCGCTCTGTCGCTGTTCAGGAATGACCTTctgcaaatatttgaaaatctCAGGAGTTTTTTCATATGTTGGGTTCATATCGGTTAGTTGCTTgagttttttgtttgaaattgaataaaaatcgAACTTTCCTAACCAATCAAGGGCAATGCTTTTATAAACCGGTGAAATTTTGTCTTGTTTGGAAAACAACACCACGGAAAGTTTGGGTGACTTTCTAAGTAAAGAGCCAAGTGTATCTATACGGACAAACTTTTTGACATATGACCTTATTcttgaaagagaaaaatcAACAATAGGCGCGAGAGTTCTTGCACCTGAGTACACTTCATTGGCATGAGCGctgaaactttttttggcGTTATCTATTGGCTTAGATAGGTCAATTTTTGGGGGCCTAAATACCATTAACGTGGGAAATCCGTTTACGTCGTATTTAGCACACAAAGCCTTATTCTTGTTAAGGTCACAGTTTACAGCAGCAACTTGGACTACACCATCCAATCTTTTTGCTGCCTTGCGGAACGTACTAGAGAGCTTCTTACAATGGCCGCACCACGGAGCATAAAATTCCACTAATGATGTGTAATTTGTGTTATGGATCGCTTTATCGAAGCTTTTTGGCGTTAACTCTGATATATGAGGATCGGAATCGTAAAAGTTTTGCGCCTTTACTTCATTCATAATAAAAAGTCCCAAAAGGAgcttaataatattaagaAATAACATTATATGTCAAATTTTGTCTCTCCTAATTGTGTTAAGTGGATGCTTACTGTTGAAAATGACTGCGAAAAGATATTTCTCTTCATGTTATTTAACTTTTACGTGtcaattttaatttttaccaaatttttatacGCCTCGCAAGGCTCGAACAACGGCCCTTTTTTCAAGGGATAAGCACATGACACTGGGCGACAAAGGAGGAATATAAAGAGAAATTTGCGTCAATTTGTATCCAGATAAGATCCTTTGAAAAGATGGTTTTTGGCTTGTGCGATAGTAATGGCTTTAAGGCTATTTCGAAAATCCAGTTTTTTTGCAAAGATATCAATGGAAGGCCCTAAAGGTTCATCGCCATTTGCGTTTTACGCATTTTATCAACTTTATTCGCACTTGAATCCGGGGAAATCGAGCAGCCTTTCTTTAGAAGATATTAGAAGAAGGCTATACCCCGACTTTAAAATAGATTACAATGAGAAAACTTCGTTGTTCATAacttggaagaaaaagtcCAATAAACATCACACAATAGACACTAACGAAGAGAATTATATACTTAGAGGATGTATCGGTACATTTGCTAAGATGCCGATTGCACATGGTATTGAGAAATATTCCTTGATTGCTGCTTTAGAGGATAGGAGATTTTCTCCGATCCAGAAAAGGGAATTGGTGGACCTGAAATGCAGTTGCAACATCTTAGGCAACTTCAAAACTATTTTTCGAGGTGGTGGTAATCCAAATGGGGACATTTTCGATTGGGAACTCGGAAAGCACGGTATTGAACTGTATTTTAAGCATCCCAAAACAGGCACCACATGTAGCGCAACCTTTTTACCTGATGTTATGCCTGAGCAACATTGGAATAAAGAAGATACCTTTGCCAATTTAATCGAGAAGGCGGGTTACTGGGGCAATATTAGTGAAGTAATggataattttgaaacttATTTCATTGAAGTAATAAGGTACGAGGGCAAAAAAAGTTCCATAACTTATGAGGAATTTAACAAACAGTTAAAAGATATAGAGGCTTAGAAAATAACCCTCGTTAGTTAGTCTTAgaaacattaaaaaaaatatgcttTTATACATTGATCAAGCTTAAAAATTGGACGCAACCGGAATCGAACCGATGACCTCTTCCTTGCAAGGGAAGCGCGCTACCAACTGCGCCATGTGCCCTGATGACTGTTGAAACTgttgtatctcaaaatgagaTATGTCAGTATGACAATACGTCATCCTGAACGTtcataaaacacatatgaaacaacctTATAACAAAGCGAACAACATGAGACAAAACCCGTCCTTCCTTAGCTGAACTACCCAAAAGTATAAATGCCTGAACAATTAGTTTAGATCCGAGATTCCGCGCTTCCACCACTTAGtatgattcatattttatataatatataagataaGTAACATTCCGTGAATTAATCTGATAAACTGTTTTGACAACTGGTTACTTCCCTAAGACTGTTATATTAGGATTGTCAAGACACTCCGGTATTACTCGAGCCCGTAATACAACAGAAACTCATTTCTAATGAGTGGTAAATACATTTGTGGGAAATATCTTTAAGGCCATCTCGGACCTGTATATAATCTCCGAGTATTTCCATTAAAGATGAATCAAATACATGAAATATCTATTAAAGACATATACTCAAGGAAAAGAAGTAGTAGATATATcttctttatatatattgcCCTGTGTTGCTAGCAGGGTGTTGGAACAAATAATTTGTTCCGTATTGGAAAATTTATAATTAGGTCCAAGAACAAGTTCACTATGATGACGACATATTACTTTGTTCAAAGAGATGGtttaaaataaatatgtataGCAGAATTATAAGAGGCGAAATCGATCAATTAGTTGAACAATTAACTTAAAAtctaatatatataaatatatatatatatatatataggaAATATACGGCACGTTATACTAGAGATATTAAACATCCCAACTCGGTTAATGGgtacaataaaaaaaagagggaTTAATGTTTGTCTACGTATAAACGAATAAGTACTTATATTGCTTTAGGAAGGTACTATACACTCGCTTCTGTCATGCTCGAGTCCGCTTCATCTGTGAAAGATTCAGCCACGCTTGAAGTAACAACAGGAGGCAAGACGAGGGGTCTGGTGCCATACTGTTCATCAAATTCAGTAAAGTCGAGTTGTGAGTTATCGCCCATTATCTCACAGTATTTCTTCGTAACCACTTTTTCCAGTTCTAAAGAGTCTTCGTATACTACTGAACCCTCAGTATTGTATATCCTAGCATTGGAAAATATCAGATGAAAGTCTTGAAGGGTCTCTTTAAGGGAGTTGTAAGCTAGCGTTTCAATATGCGTGTTAATATTATCAAAGGCGACAGGGTACTTAATAATCATATAGTAGTCGGGATATAGTGCTTTGGAAGGTTTGGAGAGGAAAATGTCAGAAAGTTTCCTTCCAGCTTCATTTTCATAATTGAGAGCAAAGTGGTATAAGTCTAGAGCTTGTTTAGCAACTTTCTCTCTAATATCAATAGGACTCGTTGCCGCAGCGGGCGTGCGGACATAATCAAGCCCATTTCTTGCTTTTGGCGGCCTTCCTCGTCCACGTCCTCGCCCTCGACCACGACCACGACCGCGACCACGGCCCCTTGTTGAAGTTCTTGCTGATTTAACAGATGTTTTTCCCGCTGTACGTGGTTTTGGAATGTCCATAAAATCCTCACTGGGAGAGTTATCGCCAGTAACTGGACTTGATTCAAGCGCTGGTGGTTCAGAATTTTCAGATCCTTCAAGTTTCACTTTCTTAGGTCTTCCACGGGGCCTTCCTgcctttctctttttagACAAGAAATCATCGTCATTCATTGCCAAATCCGTATCTGCCCGATCTTCGGCCgatatattattaattCTAGGACCGTCATTATCAGCGTCAATGTTTTCGCCTTTAATTTCTCCATTCCCATCAATCGCCTCGCTCTTATCTTCCTTCTTTGTTCGTTGTTTTCTTGCCTGcttgtcatttttttcatcatcgcTAACTTCAAATTGTCTTAACCACTGTTCTTCAGACATATTATCGTTGTAAGTTGCCGTCTTACGTTCTCTTGCACCCCTTCCATTGTAAACAGCAGCAGATTCTGATTCTTCACGTTTGAGCTCGGCACCAATATCTCTACTGTAAATATCAGGTAATTCACTCTTTTCTAAGAGACGGCTCTTTACTCCCAATTCTTCCTCCTTCTTTGATCTATCTTCATCCATCCTTGTAAGAACAGCCATTTCTTCGTCATTTCGAGCAAGAATTTCGTTGATTTCTGAGTCTTTTAactcctcttcttcttcaacaccagactctcttttctttctacgTTCCTCTTCTGCATCCAGCAAAGATCTAAGCAACGCTTCTTGTTCCTCCGATGTAGATTTGTTATCGAATTTACCTGCTTGAATGACTTTACCATCGATATCTAGCTTCTTGTAGGCTCTCTCTAGGATAACTTCTTCAACTGAATTCGTAGTAATCAATCTTAGAATTCTAACTTCATTCTTCTGACCTATTCTATGCGCTCTATCCTGAGCTTGCAAATCTTGATGAGGATTCCAGTCAGTATCAAAAATAATGACAGTGTCTGCAGTTTGTAAATTTAAACCCAAACCACCCGCTCTAGTTGATAAGATAAAGCACAAGTATTCAGAATCAGGGGCGTTAAATAGACGTAACAACTCACTACGTTCATCAGATTTTGTATGACCATCTAACCTCAGGTACTTGATATTAATGTACCTTAAAAAATCTTCCATAATATCCATAATTTGGgtcatttgaaaaaaaattaatacTCTATGCCCAGTTGCCTTAAGCTTAGGCAAAATTCTATCTAATAGTTCAAATTTACCAGCAACACGCCAAATATCATCATTCGTTTCTCTTGTTGGATTGATTTGGTCctcaacttcttcaaatacAAAAGGATGATTACagattttctttagttGCATGATTTGATTATTGAAACCTCTTAAACCTaccattttcttattattttgaTCACCGATAAAAAGACGACGATATTTCAACATTTGTTGGTACATAATTTGTTGTAAAGCGCTCATTTTGCACTTCACTACCTTCTCAACTTTATCCGgtaattctttttctacatcctttttcaaacgaCGCAATAAAAAGGGTCTCAAGACTTTATGCAATCTCCTGATAACCAAAAGCGTCTCTTCTTCACTCAACTCAATTTTATCTTGCCCACCGGTGTTGGCAAAGGGTGTATTGAACCATTCATCAAAAGATTTCACGGAATTGAAAATCTTGGGTAACACAAAATTCAATAAGGCCCATAATTCTGGCAAGTTGTTTTGAAGTGGTGTACCTGTCAAAATTAATCTATAATCTGCATGGTAATGTGTGTTCAAGGTTAAAGAAAGCTTGGATTGCGCATTTTTCATTCTATGGCCTTCATCAATAATCATATGGACCCACTTGACCTTGGATAAAAGTGCTCTTTCTTTAATAATATACTCAAAGGTAGTCAGAACTACATCAAATTCACCTGCCCTTATTTTAGCCTGTTTGGCTTTCCTCTCATTTGGCGAACCTTTAAATGATATAGTTCTTAAGGTAGGAGCCCATTTCGCGAATTCACTGCTCCAATTTGACAGTGTAGATAAAGGAACAATGACTAAATATGGCCCACgaatattcttcatttcaTATAAATATGTAAGTAAGGATATCGTCTGGATAGTCTTACCAAGACCCATTTCGTCTGCTAAAATACCATTTAAATGATTATTGAAAAGCGAAACCATCCACTGTAAACCCTTGATTTGATAGTCCTTTAAGGTACCACCAACCAATATTGAAGGCTGCTTCTTGATATCTTCTTTAATTCTATGTGCGACATTGTAATAATCGACGTTAGAATTgtcgtcgtcgtcatcatattcttcatccttCATCTTGGGGACCATGGACAAATCATCCACTTCCTCCGATGCTTCCTTTATGTGGGAATCAATCATTTCTTTAGTGTACTTTTGTTGATCTTTCACGGCTCTTGTTAAAGAATCTAAAAATGCGTTTGTTTGCCTTAGAAGATGTGTAATTCTTGTATCTTTGGTTTGGTCtaataattttatataGGCTTCCTCATCGTTCGCCTTTAAAGCCTGTAAACGTtcttttgcctttttttcagctcTCTTTTGCTCATCCCTTTCTAAATTAGTATGCGTAGCAATGAGTCTATGGCCAAACTTCAAccttttattctttttatcttGTCTTCTATTATATTGATTGATGGCGGATTTATTCATCGACTTTAATCTGGCCACTGCCTCAgtcttcttcctttctaACTTAAGTAATTCATGATTCTTATAAAGTTGGTTTGTTAGCAATGCATCTTGAACGTTGATGTTTCTTATTttcgaaagaaaatttggatGTGTATTGGTTAATAAAGAATTTTGATGCCATTCAAATTGTAATACATGACCTCTTACGGCTTTTTGTAACGGTAATAATTGTAAGGCGTAGTAATCGTAAAGAGCATTTTCCCTGGTTGATTCCGTACATTCGTCATTTAGTAGCTTATCCAAACAGTCATTTACCGTAGTATCTAGGTTCAATGCAATTAAAGTTTGGTAAATGTCAGTAGCGGTATGTGTGTCAATACCAACCGGTAGAACGCCAGGTTCAATAGTAAACTTTGCATGATCCGAATTGGCCAATAAAGTCTGATAATCGATATTACTATGTGAGATATTGGGCATCGTAAAAGAATCAACCATCATATCAGGATCATCTATATCTACCACTTTTATTCCTTCCTTATATTGATCTTGAAGGACGTTTAAAGGAACGGGTTTCTGCGGTTTTGGCGGGTTATTTTGCTCGGTGTGGGTCTTATTACTATTAGGAGCTGTTTTAGCTACGTTTGAAATGGTTTcgttttcctcttttttcgATTCTGTTTGCGTGATTGGAGTGCCACTTACAGTTTGCGAATTTTTATCGAGGGTGCCATTCTTCGCATTATGTACACTAGATGGACCAGCTGGTGAAACAGATGCAAAATTTTCGTCTTTGCTATCTAAAGGTGCATTTCTGGTAAGCCCAGAAACGTTGTCAGTGTTAGTGTTATTGTAGTGGGAATTGGTGCCGGGTTGCTGCGTATTGTTGCCGCCATTGAGATTTGATTGGTTATTTTGATCTGTGGGTTGTCTTCTTCTCGCAAACTCACTCAAAGACAGTAAcattcttttgaaatctgGAGGATGGTTAATAGATTTTTGGATAACAGCCTGAAATTCAAACGGAATAGGCTTTCTATTTACTAGACATTTTAGAGATGTGATTTGGGCCTTTAACAGTTCGGATTGCTCGGCAGTAAACATTGTCATGGGTAATCTTCTCCCCTGTTGCAGTCTCGCTTGTGCTTGTTGTGCCTGTTGTGCCTGTTGCGCTTGTTGCGCCTGTTGTGCTTGGAATTGTGCCTGCTGCATCTGCGCCTGCTGGGGCATAGGAGAATTTATCTGCGAACCTGGCATCACATTTGAATCCTGTATGTTGTGTTCTTGTAATGATCGATTTTGCGGTTGAAGCTCGGAATTATTAAGGTTTAAGTTATTATGGTTTGAGTTATCTGGTTTCTCCGCAGCATTTTCTCCATTGTTTGCTGGTGttggtgaaaaattagTTGCATTTAATGAACCAACCGAAGATTGCCGTTGTGGTAGCATGTTATTACCACCATTGCTATTTAATGGCATCTGTGTTTGCATGATTGGTGATTGATGAGCAGAAGTGCTAAAGGTCTCATTTCCATTCAATT
This window contains:
- the HUA2 gene encoding Hua2p (Cytoplasmic hypothetical protein; computational analysis of large-scale protein-protein interaction data suggests a possible role in actin patch assembly) — protein: MQQTKFGKMYLDHDSVVEYSEDEIVEADRITLGYKKRLSMIENQMRHLLEDFSLDVQQIEPILADLQKYYDAFLQLLQKRNKSLQCKRSTHQPVPSPMNSQTSTNAKVNLSGKLMKFQLNSVQKFDEENILRILQNKIEFEHYFQIDKGKKQKVLLLAVYQCLNGPTRLHKVLNIEGIIHNNSIRTILGKQVSSSKWTVFLYDVKLVLLAHRQDVPNLETSKMIVRYGDLFPCALYFKDHTAY
- the RDL1 gene encoding thiosulfate sulfurtransferase RDL1 (Thiosulfate sulfurtransferase; contains a rhodanese-like domain; localized to the mitochondrial outer membrane; protein abundance increases in response to DNA replication stress; similar to the human TSTD gene) translates to MWKAVMNAWNGTESQSKNVSNIQSYSFEDMKRIVGKHDPNVVLVDVREPSEYSIVHIPASINVPYRSHPDAFALDPLEFEKQIGIPKPDSAKELIFYCASGKRGGEAQKVASSHGYSNTSLYPGSMNDWVSHGGDKLDL
- the RDL2 gene encoding thiosulfate sulfurtransferase RDL2 (Protein with rhodanese activity; contains a rhodanese-like domain similar to Rdl1p, Uba4p, Tum1p, and Ych1p; overexpression causes a cell cycle delay; null mutant displays elevated frequency of mitochondrial genome loss) produces the protein MFKHSTGILSRTVSARSPTLVLRTFTTKAPKIYTFDQVRNLVEHPNDKKLLVDVREPKEVKDYKMPTTINIPVNSAPGALGLPEKEFHKVFQFAKPPHDKELIFLCAKGVRAKTAEELARSYGYENTGIYPGSITEWLAKGGADVKPKK
- the RRP36 gene encoding rRNA-processing protein RRP36 (Component of 90S preribosomes; involved in early cleavages of the 35S pre-rRNA and in production of the 40S ribosomal subunit), with amino-acid sequence MSYYFKNLKPDLNSDVEEDDGNLLESIMANKSKREIDEQESSDDELKTLSFGSLKKAETVIDEEDFKDTKPVHKKPITTTYREESFDEDEDSEDQSDEDAGFFEEDSEDETHHGQKVPKKKSKHAPVEQSSKKRVPRVRNIPGLEIPRNKRSNLYQDIRFDKSTGKALDSSIIRKRYQFLDEYREKEIDELQKLLQERKFLSKIDQGEREEMEQRLKSMKSRLQSMKNKDLEREILKEYENDMNKNNNTRYHLKKSEKRKVVQKWKFDHMKAKQREKVMERKRKKRLGKEFKQFEFHNRR
- the MPD1 gene encoding protein disulfide isomerase MPD1 (Member of the protein disulfide isomerase (PDI) family; interacts with and inhibits the chaperone activity of Cne1p; MPD1 overexpression in a pdi1 null mutant suppresses defects in Pdi1p functions such as carboxypeptidase Y maturation) yields the protein MLFLNIIKLLLGLFIMNEVKAQNFYDSDPHISELTPKSFDKAIHNTNYTSLVEFYAPWCGHCKKLSSTFRKAAKRLDGVVQVAAVNCDLNKNKALCAKYDVNGFPTLMVFRPPKIDLSKPIDNAKKSFSAHANEVYSGARTLAPIVDFSLSRIRSYVKKFVRIDTLGSLLRKSPKLSVVLFSKQDKISPVYKSIALDWLGKFDFYSISNKKLKQLTDMNPTYEKTPEIFKYLQKVIPEQRQSDKSKLVVFDADKDKFWEYEGNSINKNDISKFLRDTFSITPNEGPFSRRSEYIAYLKTGKKPIKKNHSSSGNKHDEL
- a CDS encoding uncharacterized protein (hypothetical protein; transcription induced by the unfolded protein response; green fluorescent protein (GFP)-fusion protein localizes to both the cytoplasm and the nucleus), whose translation is MALRLFRKSSFFAKISMEGPKGSSPFAFYAFYQLYSHLNPGKSSSLSLEDIRRRLYPDFKIDYNEKTSLFITWKKKSNKHHTIDTNEENYILRGCIGTFAKMPIAHGIEKYSLIAALEDRRFSPIQKRELVDLKCSCNILGNFKTIFRGGGNPNGDIFDWELGKHGIELYFKHPKTGTTCSATFLPDVMPEQHWNKEDTFANLIEKAGYWGNISEVMDNFETYFIEVIRYEGKKSSITYEEFNKQLKDIEA